From Candidatus Equadaptatus faecalis, one genomic window encodes:
- a CDS encoding bifunctional folylpolyglutamate synthase/dihydrofolate synthase, translated as MEIKFSEIENELQKIASPGIHPGLARLSKLLALVGNPERQFKAVHVVGTNGKGSTSATVEKILRCSGCKTALYTSPHLACFGERLLINGEMLPAADWLRVVGQIKNALENSGTAEEDMPTYFELTTAAAFMLTAENNVDIAVVEAGLGGRLDATNTLENVILTLVTPIGIDHTDYLGDTLEKIAAEKFAVIRGNAPAIFAGGNEKLEKQFLEKCAREGTRDRLLSKTAYSLTETSLDGTTLSFSGKSYKTALAGAYQAENTALALCAAEELRKYFGGMTEETVKTALSTMKWQGRMELVRKNPPLLLDGAHNPHAMKRLAENISLLFKGQKICSVTAMMRDKDVKNALELLKGLNIEFYCTEVPQMERSMKAEEMAETAASLGFDVRGSFASPYDAVKEASKQGCPVLCFGSLYMLAWLKENYPEEFLK; from the coding sequence ATGGAAATTAAATTTTCGGAAATAGAAAACGAACTGCAAAAAATCGCAAGCCCCGGAATTCACCCGGGGCTTGCCCGCCTCTCCAAACTGCTGGCGCTTGTCGGAAACCCTGAACGGCAGTTTAAGGCAGTGCACGTTGTAGGCACCAACGGCAAAGGCTCAACCTCTGCGACGGTTGAAAAGATACTGCGCTGTTCCGGCTGCAAAACAGCCCTCTACACCAGCCCTCACCTTGCCTGCTTCGGCGAAAGACTGCTGATAAACGGCGAAATGCTTCCCGCTGCCGACTGGCTCAGGGTTGTCGGACAGATAAAAAACGCGCTTGAAAACAGCGGCACGGCGGAAGAAGATATGCCGACCTATTTTGAACTCACAACTGCGGCGGCATTTATGCTGACTGCTGAAAACAACGTGGACATAGCGGTCGTCGAGGCGGGGCTCGGCGGCAGGCTTGACGCGACAAACACGCTTGAAAACGTCATTTTAACCCTCGTAACGCCGATAGGAATTGACCATACAGATTACCTTGGAGATACGCTTGAAAAAATAGCAGCCGAAAAATTTGCCGTAATACGCGGGAACGCCCCTGCAATATTTGCCGGAGGCAATGAAAAACTTGAAAAGCAGTTCCTTGAAAAATGTGCACGGGAAGGAACAAGGGACAGACTGCTTTCAAAAACAGCTTACAGCCTGACAGAAACTTCGCTTGACGGAACAACGCTCAGCTTCAGCGGCAAAAGTTACAAAACGGCGCTTGCAGGTGCCTATCAGGCGGAAAACACGGCACTTGCCCTCTGCGCCGCGGAAGAACTGCGCAAATATTTTGGCGGAATGACGGAAGAAACTGTCAAAACCGCGCTGAGCACGATGAAATGGCAGGGGCGCATGGAACTTGTACGAAAAAATCCGCCGCTGCTGCTTGACGGGGCGCACAATCCTCACGCGATGAAAAGACTTGCCGAAAATATCAGCCTGCTTTTCAAAGGGCAGAAAATATGTTCGGTAACTGCAATGATGCGCGACAAAGACGTTAAAAACGCCTTGGAACTGCTCAAAGGACTTAATATTGAATTTTACTGCACGGAAGTGCCTCAAATGGAACGTAGCATGAAAGCGGAAGAAATGGCGGAAACAGCTGCGTCTCTCGGCTTTGACGTGCGCGGAAGCTTTGCCTCGCCTTACGACGCGGTAAAAGAAGCCTCAAAACAGGGCTGTCCCGTCCTCTGCTTCGGCAGCCTTTATATGCTCGCATGGCTCAAAGAAAACTATCCGGAAGAATTTCTAAAGTAA
- a CDS encoding valine--tRNA ligase, producing MDSEKTILDKNYDPAPIEDKWYGKWTEDELFKADTASCKPQFSIVIPPPNVTGKLHVGHSLDNTLQDILCRTKRMQGYEVLWVPGTDHAGIATQNVVERSLAAEGISRHDLGREEFVNRVWKWKEEYGSAIISQLKKLGASCDWSRERFTMDEGLSAAVRKMFVSLYNDGLIYRGKYLINWCPRCQTALSDLEVEHHDHDGKFYEVAYKFADEPGEVKVMTTRPETIMGDVAIAVHPRDQKNRHLIGKKVIVPIVHRVIPVIEDNMVDPEFGSGCVKITPAHDPNDFLVGQRHGLEQIQVIDGSGIMTKDAGEKYAGLDRFEAREVVVEDLKAEGVLLGIQDIKHSVGECYRCHTVIEPYLSEQWFVKTRPLADKGVEMVKAGKIRFIPEQWTNVYYQWMENIRDWCISRQLWWGHRIPAWYCQDCGEIMVAAEAPHKCTKCGSTNLKQDEDVLDTWFSSGLWPFSTMGWPEKTEQLKKFYPTSVLVTGFDIIFFWVARMIMFGLYGTKEVPFRDIYIHALVRDEKGQKMSKSKGNVIDPLVIVKDYGADALRLTMAALTVQGRDIFLSTERIATYRLFLNKLWNASRFALMNLEDAEKGQKWDEKQLKLQDKWILNRLAEVTAEITKLLDGYFFGEAARLMYDFVWGELCDWYLELAKPALRGDEGEERRKSTQAVLLVLFEDVLKLLHPFIPFVTEELWHAFPFGDSYVMKNSWPKARPETLDEKAAADMKFVQEIIRTIRSLRAEARIAPSQQIPRVEITVHDDDKLALVNENERQILLLTRVEAIVVSESKPEKSLASVLDDVQIYLPVGDLLDLEKEIQRLKADLAKLEKDIAKSSGKLANQNFIDRAPAEVIEKEKTELAENSAKKERMLENLKSLAE from the coding sequence ATGGATTCCGAAAAAACAATACTCGACAAAAATTACGATCCTGCGCCTATTGAAGACAAATGGTACGGCAAATGGACAGAAGACGAACTTTTCAAGGCTGATACAGCCTCGTGCAAGCCGCAGTTTTCAATCGTCATACCGCCGCCGAACGTCACGGGCAAACTGCACGTGGGACACTCGCTCGACAATACGCTGCAGGACATCCTCTGCAGGACAAAACGCATGCAGGGTTATGAAGTGCTTTGGGTTCCGGGCACAGACCATGCCGGTATAGCCACGCAGAACGTTGTTGAACGCTCGCTTGCGGCAGAAGGCATCTCGCGCCATGACCTTGGACGCGAAGAATTTGTCAACCGCGTCTGGAAATGGAAAGAAGAATACGGCAGCGCAATCATATCGCAGCTGAAAAAACTCGGAGCTTCCTGCGACTGGTCGAGAGAACGCTTTACAATGGACGAAGGTCTCTCTGCGGCAGTCCGCAAAATGTTTGTTTCGCTCTACAACGACGGACTCATCTATCGCGGAAAATACCTTATTAACTGGTGCCCTCGCTGCCAGACCGCGCTTTCCGACCTTGAAGTCGAACACCACGACCACGACGGAAAATTCTACGAAGTCGCATACAAATTCGCGGACGAACCGGGCGAAGTAAAGGTAATGACTACGCGTCCCGAAACAATCATGGGAGACGTTGCAATAGCCGTTCACCCGCGCGACCAGAAAAACCGCCATCTTATCGGCAAAAAAGTCATAGTTCCTATCGTTCACCGCGTCATACCTGTCATTGAAGACAATATGGTTGACCCTGAATTTGGTTCAGGCTGCGTTAAAATCACGCCTGCGCACGACCCAAACGACTTTCTTGTCGGACAGCGCCACGGACTTGAACAGATACAGGTCATAGACGGAAGCGGCATAATGACGAAAGACGCCGGCGAAAAATATGCCGGACTTGACCGTTTTGAAGCCCGCGAAGTCGTTGTCGAAGACCTTAAAGCCGAAGGCGTGCTGCTTGGCATACAGGACATCAAACACTCTGTCGGGGAATGCTACCGCTGCCATACGGTAATTGAGCCGTATCTCTCGGAGCAGTGGTTCGTCAAAACACGTCCTCTCGCAGACAAAGGCGTTGAAATGGTAAAAGCCGGAAAAATCCGCTTTATACCTGAACAGTGGACGAACGTCTACTACCAGTGGATGGAAAATATCCGCGACTGGTGCATCTCTCGCCAGCTTTGGTGGGGACACAGAATACCTGCATGGTACTGTCAGGACTGCGGAGAAATAATGGTTGCGGCGGAAGCTCCGCACAAATGTACGAAATGCGGAAGCACGAACCTCAAACAGGACGAAGACGTGCTTGACACGTGGTTCTCAAGCGGACTTTGGCCGTTTTCGACAATGGGCTGGCCGGAAAAAACGGAACAGCTTAAAAAATTCTACCCGACGTCGGTTCTCGTTACGGGCTTTGACATAATCTTCTTCTGGGTTGCCCGAATGATAATGTTCGGACTCTACGGAACAAAAGAAGTTCCTTTCCGCGACATTTACATTCACGCGCTTGTAAGGGACGAAAAAGGGCAGAAAATGAGCAAATCAAAAGGCAACGTCATAGACCCGCTCGTCATAGTCAAAGACTACGGGGCAGACGCGCTTCGCCTGACAATGGCTGCCCTGACCGTACAGGGGCGTGACATCTTCCTTTCAACGGAACGCATAGCAACCTACCGTCTCTTCCTTAACAAGCTCTGGAACGCGAGCCGCTTTGCGCTGATGAACCTTGAAGATGCCGAAAAAGGGCAGAAATGGGACGAAAAACAGCTCAAACTTCAGGACAAATGGATACTCAACAGACTTGCGGAGGTTACCGCGGAAATCACAAAACTGCTTGACGGATATTTCTTCGGCGAAGCGGCGCGGCTTATGTACGATTTCGTATGGGGCGAACTCTGCGACTGGTATCTTGAGCTTGCCAAACCGGCGCTTCGCGGGGACGAAGGCGAAGAACGCCGTAAATCGACGCAGGCTGTTCTGCTTGTCCTCTTTGAAGACGTGCTCAAGCTTCTGCACCCGTTCATACCGTTTGTTACGGAAGAACTGTGGCATGCCTTCCCGTTCGGCGACAGCTACGTTATGAAAAACTCATGGCCGAAAGCGCGTCCCGAAACGCTTGACGAAAAAGCAGCGGCAGACATGAAATTCGTACAGGAAATAATCCGCACGATCCGCAGCCTGCGCGCCGAAGCGAGAATAGCTCCTTCACAGCAGATACCGCGTGTTGAAATAACGGTGCATGACGATGACAAGCTTGCGCTTGTCAATGAAAACGAACGCCAGATACTTCTGCTTACGCGCGTTGAAGCAATCGTTGTTTCTGAAAGCAAACCCGAAAAGAGCCTTGCCTCAGTGCTTGACGACGTGCAGATATATCTGCCGGTGGGCGATCTGCTTGACCTTGAAAAAGAAATCCAGCGCCTCAAAGCAGACCTTGCCAAGCTTGAAAAAGACATAGCAAAGAGCAGCGGCAAGCTTGCCAATCAGAACTTCATAGACAGGGCGCCTGCGGAAGTCATAGAAAAAGAAAAGACCGAACTGGCTGAAAACAGCGCCAAAAAAGAGCGTATGCTGGAGAACCTCAAGAGTCTGGCTGAATAG